The following coding sequences are from one Novosphingobium sp. Gsoil 351 window:
- a CDS encoding carboxymuconolactone decarboxylase family protein — protein sequence MPRLRQVPLAEATSDVVKNCYRLLFGERDPVAEPGTATGTPGDWWTVFANSPDALRHAAQGFAFYRDPKRKLDPVLRELGQAWAGYAAGSQFVFSQHCKSLRGLGVSEERIAALPVWQFATCYDAKERLVLAYADRLVTHRGRVPDALFTQLKAEFGDEEILELTYITCLYDMHAVMSKALRTEWDDRDDPIVEVAAPADFSARDFLDTGRNRG from the coding sequence ATGCCGCGGCTGCGCCAGGTGCCGCTGGCCGAAGCGACCAGCGACGTCGTGAAGAACTGCTACCGCCTGCTCTTCGGTGAGCGCGATCCGGTCGCCGAGCCGGGCACCGCGACTGGAACGCCCGGTGACTGGTGGACCGTCTTCGCCAACTCGCCCGACGCGCTGCGCCACGCCGCGCAAGGATTCGCGTTCTACCGCGACCCCAAGCGCAAGCTCGATCCGGTGCTGCGCGAACTGGGCCAGGCCTGGGCCGGCTATGCTGCGGGCAGCCAATTCGTGTTCTCGCAGCATTGCAAGTCGCTGCGCGGCCTGGGGGTGAGCGAGGAGCGGATTGCGGCGCTCCCGGTGTGGCAGTTCGCCACCTGCTACGACGCGAAGGAGCGACTGGTGCTGGCCTATGCCGATCGCCTGGTCACCCACCGCGGGAGGGTCCCGGACGCGCTGTTCACCCAGCTCAAGGCCGAATTCGGCGATGAGGAAATTCTCGAGCTGACCTACATCACCTGCCTCTACGACATGCACGCGGTGATGAGCAAAGCGCTGCGCACCGAGTGGGACGACCGCGACGATCCGATCGTCGAGGTCGCCGCGCCAGCAGATTTTTCCGCGCGCGACTTCCTGGATACAGGCCGGAATCGCGGGTGA
- a CDS encoding VOC family protein: MLKTAGINHVALVCRDMRETTDFYSRILGMPLVKTVELPGGGQHFFFDCGGGNLVAFFWWADAPPPAPGIASVEHFPNKPKTAVGSMNHLAFHMAEDELEAALGRLAAAGVPFTPAVVNHDDSAMGVARNLHPGVFVRSVYFTDPNGIMLEFAALTKEFGPEDVRHEPAAMTPA, translated from the coding sequence ATGCTCAAGACCGCAGGAATCAACCATGTCGCGCTGGTTTGCCGCGACATGCGCGAAACGACTGACTTCTATTCCCGGATTCTGGGTATGCCGCTGGTCAAGACGGTCGAATTGCCTGGCGGCGGGCAGCATTTCTTCTTCGATTGTGGGGGCGGCAATCTCGTTGCTTTTTTCTGGTGGGCCGATGCGCCACCCCCGGCACCCGGGATCGCTTCAGTCGAACACTTTCCCAACAAGCCCAAGACCGCCGTGGGATCGATGAACCACCTCGCCTTCCACATGGCCGAGGACGAGCTGGAGGCGGCGCTTGGCCGGCTCGCTGCGGCGGGCGTACCCTTTACTCCTGCGGTGGTGAACCACGACGACAGCGCGATGGGCGTGGCGCGCAATCTACACCCCGGGGTGTTCGTCCGCTCGGTCTATTTTACCGACCCCAACGGGATCATGCTCGAATTCGCCGCGCTGACCAAGGAATTCGGCCCCGAGGACGTGCGCCACGAACCAGCCGCGATGACGCCCGCCTGA
- a CDS encoding ATP-binding protein codes for MWHIIAMGAGKRFSARVAAGDDPALASLAALAVAEEFAREAGFDERGGARLAVVVEELVSNAIRHGAGGGAIAIDLTLSADANEVALTLSDSGVAFDPTTERAFTGPDAETGGGVGLALIKAWANGLHYCRENGRNVLNLRLRLN; via the coding sequence ATGTGGCATATCATCGCCATGGGGGCGGGAAAACGCTTTTCGGCGCGGGTGGCGGCGGGAGACGATCCCGCCCTCGCATCGCTTGCCGCGCTTGCTGTCGCGGAGGAATTCGCGCGAGAAGCCGGGTTCGACGAGCGCGGTGGAGCGCGGCTGGCTGTTGTGGTGGAGGAACTCGTCAGCAACGCGATTCGCCATGGCGCAGGGGGCGGAGCGATCGCCATCGACCTGACGTTGAGTGCAGACGCGAACGAGGTGGCGCTCACGCTCAGCGACAGTGGCGTGGCCTTCGATCCTACCACAGAGCGCGCCTTCACCGGTCCCGATGCCGAAACCGGCGGCGGAGTTGGTCTAGCCTTGATCAAGGCATGGGCGAACGGTCTCCACTACTGTCGAGAGAACGGTCGCAATGTGCTCAATTTGCGCTTGCGGCTGAACTGA
- a CDS encoding FecR domain-containing protein, translating to MRKLFAIAAIATVLAAQPAWAEIGRIKSHVGPVSIQRGGSMIAARPGLALEQGDVVLTGKTGRVGISFLDNTRMALGPNSKITLTEFAYDRTRQTGTFLTNVNRGSLGVVSGNIAKSKRDAMRVRTPTSMLGVRGTKFVVEVK from the coding sequence GTGCGCAAGCTGTTCGCCATCGCAGCCATCGCGACCGTGTTGGCGGCGCAGCCCGCGTGGGCCGAAATCGGCCGGATCAAGAGCCACGTCGGCCCGGTCTCGATTCAGCGCGGCGGAAGCATGATCGCGGCCAGACCGGGGCTGGCTCTCGAACAGGGCGATGTGGTGCTCACCGGCAAGACGGGGCGGGTCGGGATTTCGTTTCTCGACAACACCCGGATGGCTCTGGGCCCGAACAGCAAGATCACCCTGACTGAATTCGCCTACGACCGCACCCGCCAGACGGGTACCTTCCTGACCAACGTCAACCGCGGGTCGCTCGGCGTGGTCTCAGGCAACATCGCCAAATCCAAGCGCGATGCGATGCGGGTGCGCACGCCGACTTCGATGCTGGGCGTGCGCGGCACGAAGTTCGTGGTCGAGGTCAAGTGA
- a CDS encoding OmpA family protein, with amino-acid sequence MTRAALALAGVLLAAGCATDKVTLLENEDGHPTGAVAVLASDGRESLIDQPLTQAKLRDGPTKGRAVKALKPAYATLLADLPPAAKAFVITFPPDQSAIPVEQRGILEAIRNELSVRPGAQIEVAGFTDSTGDDALNDDISKKRAEAVAQELRGFGFSVDAGDAVGRGEDEAKKQLGDGVASEAFRRVEIIVR; translated from the coding sequence GTGACGCGCGCGGCGCTGGCGCTCGCCGGAGTGCTACTCGCCGCCGGGTGCGCTACCGACAAGGTGACGCTCCTCGAGAACGAGGACGGCCACCCGACCGGCGCGGTCGCGGTGTTGGCGTCAGACGGGCGTGAATCCCTTATCGACCAGCCGCTGACCCAGGCCAAACTGCGCGATGGGCCGACCAAAGGCCGTGCAGTCAAGGCGCTCAAGCCCGCCTACGCGACGCTGCTGGCCGATCTGCCCCCCGCGGCCAAGGCCTTCGTCATCACCTTTCCGCCCGATCAATCAGCGATTCCCGTCGAACAGCGCGGCATTCTCGAGGCCATCCGCAACGAGCTTTCGGTCCGGCCCGGCGCGCAGATCGAGGTTGCGGGGTTCACCGATTCGACGGGCGACGACGCGCTGAACGACGACATTTCCAAGAAGCGAGCCGAAGCGGTGGCCCAGGAACTGCGCGGGTTCGGCTTCAGCGTCGATGCCGGCGACGCGGTTGGCCGGGGCGAGGACGAAGCGAAGAAGCAGTTGGGCGACGGTGTGGCCAGCGAGGCATTCCGCCGGGTGGAGATAATCGTCCGGTAG
- a CDS encoding CHASE2 domain-containing protein, with amino-acid sequence MASSSKSDAKASDAARQIVGWAVLLGGLIGALLSLAVGEWGRRTLFDEWQRAAPRTIAPDKVAVVLIDSLSLDAVGPWPWPRYYMARLTEEIAKQQPKAIGFDVVFAEPDALNPGNFAGLYPELDAATAGRLKALPTMDSLLAQVFGNAPVVLARVGTDHDGLDPAGLLVDPPIRGTPPPNVARYPQVVASLPEIDGVALGHALVNGPPDEDGNVRHVPLTILAGRQAMPGFAIELARIGLDAPDLAWEGSRLKLGKRTLEADSAGRLAFRMGRLPDSAAFSAAEVIGGKVAPDAFAGKVVLVGLGAEGTADIVATPLETEIFGVLVQAQAVDAILGGGWLSRPPWIGWAEWTAALLLVTLALFAGGTRRYWLLALGGAIAAALWAGSFVAFDRANLLFDPLRPTLVGVTAAIAMGITLFMLARAERTRLAAALTEQRVSAAEQEGELKAARRIQLGMVPNAASLTALDPRAQIGAVLRPAKSVGGDFYDALMLGPDRLLFIVGDVTGKGVPAALYMALSKALSKSVLSRSVGDDMGADLGEAVAALNRDLMAEADDEMGVTMLVGVLDCASGEVALVNAGHENPLVVRADGVVETLPLRGGPPFCVVDFPYPEERARLATGDTLVLITDGATEAQDASQALLGLEGVIAALRGEGEMAATERAEDLADRIRGFEGETEPSDDLTILVIQYRGE; translated from the coding sequence ATGGCCTCGTCATCGAAATCTGACGCCAAAGCATCTGACGCCGCCCGGCAAATCGTCGGCTGGGCGGTCTTGCTGGGCGGGCTGATCGGCGCGCTGCTGAGCCTGGCGGTGGGCGAATGGGGCCGCCGCACGCTGTTCGACGAATGGCAGCGCGCGGCGCCCCGCACGATCGCGCCGGACAAAGTGGCCGTAGTCCTGATCGATTCGCTCAGCCTCGATGCGGTCGGGCCGTGGCCGTGGCCGCGCTACTATATGGCCCGGTTGACCGAGGAGATCGCCAAGCAGCAGCCCAAGGCGATCGGCTTCGATGTGGTGTTCGCAGAGCCTGACGCGCTCAACCCGGGCAACTTCGCCGGGCTCTATCCCGAGCTCGACGCCGCGACGGCCGGGCGCCTGAAAGCCCTGCCGACGATGGACAGCCTGCTCGCGCAAGTGTTCGGGAATGCGCCGGTGGTGCTGGCGCGGGTCGGGACCGATCACGACGGGCTCGACCCCGCCGGGCTGCTGGTCGATCCACCGATCCGCGGCACGCCGCCGCCGAACGTCGCACGCTATCCCCAAGTGGTGGCGAGCCTGCCCGAGATCGACGGTGTCGCCCTGGGCCACGCCCTGGTCAACGGGCCACCCGACGAGGACGGCAATGTTCGCCACGTGCCGTTGACGATCCTGGCGGGCAGGCAGGCGATGCCGGGGTTCGCGATCGAGCTCGCGCGGATCGGACTGGATGCGCCGGATCTGGCGTGGGAGGGTTCGCGCCTCAAGCTCGGCAAGCGCACGCTCGAGGCGGATTCGGCGGGACGGCTGGCATTCCGCATGGGCCGGTTGCCCGACTCGGCGGCCTTTTCCGCGGCGGAAGTCATCGGCGGCAAGGTCGCGCCGGATGCATTCGCGGGAAAGGTCGTGCTGGTCGGGCTGGGCGCCGAGGGCACCGCCGACATCGTCGCGACCCCGCTCGAGACCGAGATTTTCGGGGTGCTGGTCCAGGCCCAGGCGGTCGATGCGATCCTGGGTGGCGGCTGGCTCTCGCGTCCGCCGTGGATCGGCTGGGCCGAATGGACGGCGGCGCTGCTGCTGGTGACGCTGGCGCTGTTCGCCGGGGGCACCCGCCGCTATTGGCTGCTGGCACTGGGCGGGGCGATCGCCGCGGCGCTGTGGGCGGGCTCGTTCGTTGCGTTCGATCGTGCGAACCTGTTGTTCGATCCGCTGCGCCCGACGCTGGTCGGGGTGACCGCCGCGATTGCGATGGGGATCACGCTGTTCATGCTCGCGCGCGCCGAACGTACCCGGCTCGCCGCCGCGCTGACCGAGCAGCGCGTGTCCGCCGCCGAGCAAGAGGGCGAGCTCAAGGCCGCGCGGCGTATCCAGCTCGGCATGGTCCCCAACGCCGCCAGCCTGACCGCGCTCGATCCGCGGGCCCAGATCGGCGCGGTGCTGCGCCCGGCGAAATCCGTCGGCGGCGACTTCTACGATGCGTTAATGCTCGGCCCCGACCGGCTGCTGTTCATCGTCGGCGACGTTACCGGCAAAGGCGTGCCCGCCGCGCTCTACATGGCGCTGTCCAAAGCGCTCAGCAAAAGCGTGCTGAGCCGCAGCGTCGGCGACGATATGGGTGCGGACTTGGGCGAGGCGGTCGCCGCGCTCAATCGCGATCTGATGGCCGAGGCCGACGACGAGATGGGCGTGACGATGCTTGTCGGTGTGCTCGATTGCGCGAGCGGCGAGGTTGCCCTCGTCAACGCGGGCCACGAAAACCCACTGGTGGTGCGCGCCGACGGGGTGGTCGAGACGCTGCCGCTGCGCGGCGGCCCGCCGTTCTGCGTGGTCGATTTTCCCTATCCCGAGGAGCGCGCCCGGCTGGCGACGGGCGACACCCTGGTGCTGATCACCGACGGCGCGACCGAGGCGCAGGATGCATCGCAGGCCTTGCTCGGTCTCGAAGGGGTGATCGCGGCGCTGCGCGGCGAGGGCGAGATGGCCGCTACCGAACGCGCGGAAGACCTCGCCGACCGCATTCGCGGCTTCGAAGGCGAGACCGAACCGAGCGACGACCTTACGATTCTGGTGATCCAGTATCGCGGGGAATAG
- a CDS encoding MBL fold metallo-hydrolase, producing the protein MQVRFWGTRGSLPVAAKAATVRDKIAAALVAADGRRFADAAEARSFLETELDFAAAHSYGGATSCVEIEVGEGAFIVCDMGSGLREFGLDSLRRCATESHPREWHFFLSHLHWDHIMGFPFFVPAFVPGSKIVIHAGHSDAETALRRQQEEISFPVPFDWLKGDIEFRTLETGRDYQIGAVSVSLIEQHHSHLSYGFRFEDAAGKVAIFSTDSEHKIDQMEGEADVVEFFGNADLVVCDTMYSLADSVSMKEDWGHSSNIVAVDLCHEAGAKRLALFHHEPTYSDTDIQRMHRESIRYEELTRGAAPLEVLCAYDGLVIEI; encoded by the coding sequence ATGCAGGTTCGGTTCTGGGGCACGCGCGGCTCGCTGCCGGTGGCTGCGAAGGCGGCAACGGTGCGCGACAAGATCGCCGCCGCGCTGGTCGCCGCCGATGGGCGCCGCTTCGCCGACGCGGCCGAGGCGCGCAGCTTCCTGGAGACCGAACTCGATTTCGCCGCCGCGCATTCCTATGGCGGGGCGACCAGCTGCGTCGAGATCGAAGTCGGCGAGGGCGCGTTCATCGTCTGCGACATGGGCTCGGGCCTGCGCGAATTCGGACTCGATTCGCTGCGCCGCTGCGCCACCGAATCCCACCCGCGCGAATGGCATTTTTTCTTGTCGCATCTCCACTGGGACCACATCATGGGGTTCCCGTTCTTCGTCCCCGCTTTTGTCCCGGGATCGAAGATTGTGATCCACGCCGGGCATAGCGACGCCGAAACCGCGCTGCGCCGCCAGCAGGAGGAAATATCGTTCCCTGTGCCGTTCGACTGGCTGAAGGGCGACATCGAGTTCCGCACGCTGGAGACGGGGCGGGACTATCAGATCGGCGCGGTCTCGGTCTCGCTGATCGAGCAGCACCATTCGCACCTCAGTTACGGGTTCCGTTTCGAGGATGCGGCGGGCAAGGTCGCGATCTTCTCTACCGACAGCGAGCACAAGATCGACCAAATGGAGGGTGAGGCCGACGTCGTGGAATTCTTCGGGAACGCCGATCTGGTGGTCTGTGACACGATGTACAGCTTGGCCGACAGCGTCTCGATGAAGGAAGACTGGGGTCATTCCTCGAACATCGTCGCGGTCGATTTGTGCCACGAGGCGGGCGCGAAACGGCTCGCACTTTTTCACCATGAGCCGACCTACAGCGACACCGACATCCAGCGCATGCACCGCGAGAGCATCCGCTATGAGGAATTGACCCGGGGCGCGGCGCCGCTGGAGGTGTTGTGCGCCTATGATGGCCTCGTCATCGAAATCTGA
- a CDS encoding STAS domain-containing protein: MSGGTLDWQIEDRDGARIVTPAGRVDEATATEFTELLIAEAGAARGKLVLDLSGIAYMSSRGLRALTLAQREGTRAGSTLLLARPNETMREILAISRYDMIFKVAATIDEALSA, translated from the coding sequence ATGAGCGGGGGCACGCTGGATTGGCAGATCGAGGATCGCGATGGCGCGCGCATTGTGACGCCAGCGGGGCGCGTCGATGAAGCGACCGCGACCGAGTTCACTGAACTGTTGATCGCCGAAGCCGGGGCGGCGCGGGGTAAGCTGGTGCTCGATCTTTCCGGCATCGCCTACATGTCGTCGCGCGGGCTTCGCGCGCTGACCCTGGCGCAGCGCGAGGGGACGCGGGCCGGATCGACCCTGCTGCTCGCCAGGCCCAACGAGACGATGCGCGAAATTCTTGCGATCAGCCGCTACGACATGATTTTCAAGGTGGCCGCCACCATCGACGAGGCGCTGTCCGCTTAA
- the kynB gene encoding arylformamidase: MRIWDISQTLRPDMPMWPGEPALALCRNAEIGAQCPVNVGALDVPLHAGTHADAPFHYDPHGAASAECDLDVYVGRCVVVDVRQAVDRVEAGDVAWESLQGIERVLFRTYARFPADHWDSNFTAIAPTVIARLRESGVRLVGTDAASLDPEQSKTMDAHREILAGDMRILEGLVLDEVPPGEYELIALPLKIAEADASPVRAILREIAG; encoded by the coding sequence GTGAGAATCTGGGATATTTCGCAAACGCTGCGCCCGGACATGCCGATGTGGCCAGGCGAGCCCGCGCTGGCGCTGTGCCGCAACGCCGAAATCGGCGCGCAATGCCCGGTCAACGTCGGCGCGCTCGATGTGCCGCTTCATGCCGGAACCCATGCCGATGCGCCGTTCCACTACGATCCGCACGGAGCGGCGAGCGCCGAGTGCGACCTCGACGTCTATGTCGGCCGCTGCGTCGTGGTAGATGTCCGCCAGGCCGTCGATCGGGTCGAGGCAGGCGATGTCGCCTGGGAGAGCTTGCAAGGCATCGAGCGCGTGCTGTTTCGCACGTACGCCCGCTTCCCCGCCGACCATTGGGATTCGAACTTCACCGCCATCGCCCCCACGGTGATCGCGCGGCTGCGCGAAAGTGGGGTGCGGCTGGTCGGCACCGATGCCGCCTCGCTCGACCCCGAACAATCCAAGACCATGGACGCGCATCGCGAAATCTTGGCCGGCGACATGCGCATCCTCGAAGGACTGGTCCTCGACGAGGTGCCGCCGGGCGAATATGAGCTGATCGCGCTGCCGCTGAAGATCGCGGAAGCCGATGCCAGCCCAGTCCGCGCGATCCTGCGGGAGATCGCCGGATGA
- the kynU gene encoding kynureninase has protein sequence MTVGFTDIAALDASDPLRGFRDEFQLREGLIYLDGNSLGAAPRATAARIAEVVANQWGEGLITSWLGAEWSTAPQRIGDKIASLLGAKPGEIVAADSTSVNIFKALTAAISLRPQRSTILSEATNFPTDVYMMQGIEAFVGGRLRAVTVDPGAVLERLDNDVAVLLLTQVHYKSGLVRDMAEVTRRAHAKGIPVVWDLSYSAGAIPVDLNGANVDFAVGCGYKFLNGGPGAPAFIFVAERHQAATPVLSGWFGHSSPFAFEEDYRPATGIARFLCGTPQVLGLAALECGLDLMGRVDLAELRRKSLALGDLFIERMELRCAGFGFELISQRDAALRGSQVSFAHPHGYEIIQALKQRDVIGDFRAPDVLRFGLTPLYLRYADIVEAVERLRDICQTRACDSPDHRHRAAVT, from the coding sequence ATGACCGTGGGCTTTACCGACATCGCCGCGCTTGATGCGAGCGATCCGCTGCGCGGCTTTCGCGACGAATTCCAGCTGCGCGAAGGGCTGATCTATCTTGATGGCAACTCGCTTGGCGCCGCCCCGCGCGCGACCGCGGCGCGCATTGCCGAAGTCGTGGCCAATCAATGGGGCGAAGGGCTGATAACCTCTTGGCTCGGCGCCGAATGGTCGACCGCGCCGCAACGGATCGGCGACAAGATCGCGTCGCTGCTGGGCGCAAAGCCGGGCGAGATCGTCGCGGCGGATTCAACCTCGGTCAACATCTTCAAGGCGCTAACCGCCGCGATCTCGCTGCGGCCGCAGCGTTCGACGATCCTTTCCGAAGCCACCAATTTCCCGACCGACGTTTACATGATGCAGGGGATTGAAGCGTTCGTCGGTGGCCGGTTGCGCGCGGTTACGGTCGATCCCGGCGCGGTCCTCGAGCGCCTCGACAACGATGTCGCAGTGCTGCTGCTGACCCAGGTCCACTACAAGTCCGGCCTCGTGCGCGACATGGCCGAAGTGACTCGCCGTGCCCACGCCAAAGGCATTCCGGTGGTCTGGGACCTCAGCTACAGCGCCGGTGCCATCCCCGTGGATCTCAACGGCGCCAATGTCGATTTCGCGGTCGGCTGCGGCTACAAGTTCCTCAACGGCGGCCCCGGCGCGCCGGCCTTCATCTTTGTCGCCGAACGTCACCAGGCGGCGACGCCCGTGCTGTCCGGCTGGTTCGGTCACTCCAGCCCGTTCGCGTTCGAGGAGGACTATCGCCCCGCCACCGGGATCGCGCGGTTCCTGTGCGGCACGCCGCAAGTGCTGGGCCTGGCCGCACTCGAATGCGGGCTCGACCTGATGGGCCGCGTTGACCTGGCCGAACTGCGCCGCAAGTCGCTCGCGCTTGGCGATCTGTTCATCGAGCGGATGGAGCTGCGCTGCGCTGGGTTCGGATTCGAGCTAATCAGCCAGCGCGACGCGGCGCTGCGCGGTAGCCAAGTCTCGTTCGCGCACCCGCACGGCTACGAAATAATCCAAGCGCTCAAGCAACGCGATGTGATCGGCGATTTCCGCGCGCCCGACGTCCTGCGGTTCGGGTTGACCCCACTGTACTTGCGCTACGCCGACATCGTCGAAGCGGTCGAGCGGCTGCGCGACATCTGCCAGACCCGCGCGTGCGACAGCCCCGATCACCGCCACCGCGCCGCGGTTACCTGA
- a CDS encoding DUF1178 family protein: protein MIVFDLECAAHSHRFEGWFKSSEDFADQQDRELVACPVCGSADVAKAPMAPHLSRKGNQAGAIFAADRSPVVDKTPATSEVLSSPKFPPEVVAAMRVLAKIQAEALKTSRWVGDKFADTSRAMHYGDADKATIHGQATREEAKDLLDEGIMVAPLLIPCPPPDEIN from the coding sequence ATGATCGTGTTCGACCTTGAATGCGCCGCCCACTCGCACCGCTTCGAGGGCTGGTTCAAGTCGTCTGAGGACTTTGCCGATCAGCAGGACCGCGAGTTGGTCGCTTGTCCAGTGTGCGGTTCTGCAGACGTCGCTAAGGCGCCGATGGCCCCGCATTTGTCGCGCAAGGGCAACCAGGCGGGTGCGATCTTTGCGGCCGACCGCTCGCCGGTTGTGGACAAGACTCCTGCGACATCCGAGGTGCTGTCCTCGCCCAAGTTCCCGCCCGAAGTGGTCGCCGCGATGCGCGTCCTGGCGAAGATTCAGGCTGAGGCGCTTAAGACCTCGCGCTGGGTCGGCGACAAGTTCGCCGACACCTCGCGGGCGATGCACTATGGCGACGCCGACAAGGCGACGATCCACGGCCAGGCGACGCGCGAGGAGGCCAAAGACCTCCTCGACGAGGGGATCATGGTCGCCCCGCTGCTGATCCCCTGTCCTCCGCCCGACGAGATCAACTGA
- a CDS encoding carbon-nitrogen hydrolase family protein, whose product MISPTKIAVLQMTTGIDPADNAATIVAAAERAAGEGAAMIFTPEMSGLLDRNRQRAAPNVVVEATNPVLTAARNAAARHSLWIALGSLAVAREDGRWANRSLLIGPDGGIAARYDKIHMFDVDLASGESWRESNAYAPGDAVVTAATPLGALGLTVCYDIRFPALFEELGRRRCDAIAIPAAFTVPTGEAHWHLLQRARAVEASAWVVAAAQTGRHADGRETYGHSLVVDPWGEVVLDLGGEPGVGFATIDPARTTEVRTQLPSLANRREISRS is encoded by the coding sequence GTGATCTCGCCGACCAAGATCGCCGTCCTCCAGATGACCACCGGGATCGATCCCGCGGACAACGCCGCTACGATTGTCGCGGCCGCCGAGCGCGCGGCGGGCGAGGGGGCGGCGATGATCTTCACCCCCGAAATGTCGGGCCTGCTCGACCGGAATCGCCAGCGCGCCGCTCCGAATGTCGTCGTCGAGGCGACCAACCCGGTGCTCACCGCAGCCCGCAATGCCGCCGCGCGCCACAGCTTGTGGATCGCGCTCGGTTCGCTGGCGGTGGCCCGAGAAGATGGCCGCTGGGCCAACCGCTCGCTGCTGATCGGCCCCGATGGCGGCATCGCCGCGCGCTACGACAAGATCCACATGTTCGACGTCGATCTGGCGAGCGGCGAAAGCTGGCGTGAATCAAACGCCTATGCGCCGGGGGACGCGGTGGTCACCGCAGCGACACCGCTCGGTGCGCTGGGGCTTACGGTCTGCTACGACATCCGCTTTCCCGCGTTGTTCGAAGAGCTGGGGCGGCGGCGATGTGACGCCATCGCAATCCCCGCGGCGTTTACCGTCCCCACCGGTGAGGCCCACTGGCACCTGCTACAGCGTGCCCGCGCGGTCGAGGCCAGCGCCTGGGTCGTCGCCGCCGCGCAGACCGGGCGCCATGCCGACGGGCGCGAGACCTATGGTCACAGCCTGGTGGTCGATCCGTGGGGCGAGGTGGTGCTCGACCTGGGCGGCGAACCAGGCGTCGGCTTCGCCACTATCGACCCGGCGCGCACCACCGAAGTCCGCACGCAACTCCCCAGCCTTGCGAACAGGCGCGAAATCTCTAGATCGTAA
- the grxC gene encoding glutaredoxin 3, translated as MSDSGSDPTVEIYTSAWCGFCHRAKALLDAKGVAYREYDVTMGGPAKQTMLSRANGRTTVPQIFIGGVHVGGSDDLAALDESGKLDMLLGR; from the coding sequence ATGAGCGATTCCGGGTCGGATCCGACCGTCGAAATCTACACTTCGGCCTGGTGCGGTTTTTGCCACCGCGCCAAGGCGCTGCTCGACGCCAAAGGCGTGGCCTACAGGGAGTACGACGTCACCATGGGCGGGCCGGCCAAGCAGACGATGCTGTCTCGCGCCAACGGCCGGACGACCGTACCGCAGATATTCATCGGGGGGGTTCATGTCGGCGGGTCCGACGATCTCGCCGCGCTGGATGAGTCGGGCAAGCTGGACATGTTGCTGGGGCGGTGA
- a CDS encoding Hsp20 family protein: protein MNRLDFTPYRRTTVGFDRLFDLLERQARINAGDNYPPFNIERQGEDSYRITLAVAGFKPDELDITAQQNLLTIKGEKAEPEGRDFVHVGIANRGFERRFELADFVRVQKADLADGLLTIDLVREVPEAMKPKKILVGGAAPLAVVDNQAKEEKAA from the coding sequence ATGAACCGTCTCGATTTTACCCCTTACCGCCGCACCACGGTCGGCTTCGACCGGCTGTTCGATCTGCTCGAGCGCCAGGCCCGGATCAACGCGGGCGACAATTATCCCCCCTTCAACATCGAGCGCCAGGGCGAGGATTCCTATCGCATCACGCTGGCGGTTGCAGGGTTCAAGCCGGACGAACTCGACATCACCGCGCAGCAGAACCTGCTGACGATCAAGGGCGAGAAGGCCGAGCCCGAGGGCCGTGATTTCGTGCACGTCGGCATCGCCAACCGCGGCTTCGAGCGCCGTTTCGAGCTGGCCGATTTCGTCCGCGTTCAAAAGGCTGACCTGGCCGACGGGTTGCTGACGATCGACCTCGTGCGCGAGGTGCCCGAGGCTATGAAGCCCAAGAAGATCCTGGTCGGCGGAGCCGCGCCTCTGGCAGTCGTGGACAACCAGGCCAAGGAAGAAAAAGCCGCGTAA
- a CDS encoding helix-turn-helix domain-containing protein codes for MLRLLIAGNDNESDGGGHLKLALSQGELGNFAGMSREQINRQLSAWAESGVVTLKGGRVTILDREALMDVAEAW; via the coding sequence CTGCTGCGCCTGCTGATCGCGGGCAACGACAACGAGTCCGATGGCGGGGGTCATCTCAAGCTTGCGCTGAGCCAGGGCGAGTTAGGCAACTTCGCGGGAATGAGCCGTGAACAGATCAACCGCCAGCTCTCGGCCTGGGCGGAAAGCGGGGTGGTCACGCTCAAGGGCGGTCGCGTCACGATCCTCGACCGCGAGGCGCTGATGGATGTGGCGGAGGCCTGGTAG